A single genomic interval of Syntrophobotulus glycolicus DSM 8271 harbors:
- a CDS encoding sigma-70 family RNA polymerase sigma factor: MEIVNRSADLCREENIKVKLAKAGDKAAFCTLIDGHRLALYRVARGILDSDFDAADAIQETVISAYTHIGALNKDEYFKTWLIRILINECKKILRKSRQTIFMETVTDQAVLDHYPSDNAASDFVNRLDWELRQVIVLYYYEDFRVSEIARILRIPQGTVKSRLARARGKLLNLMSVKGEEKDEKR; this comes from the coding sequence ATGGAGATCGTAAACAGGTCGGCTGATCTTTGCCGGGAGGAGAACATCAAGGTCAAGCTGGCCAAGGCAGGCGACAAAGCGGCATTCTGCACGTTGATCGACGGCCACAGGCTGGCGCTTTACCGGGTCGCCAGGGGCATTTTAGATTCGGATTTTGACGCGGCCGATGCCATTCAGGAAACCGTCATTTCGGCGTATACCCATATCGGCGCCTTGAATAAGGACGAGTATTTCAAGACCTGGCTGATCCGGATACTGATCAATGAATGCAAAAAGATTTTGCGCAAGTCCCGTCAAACGATTTTTATGGAAACCGTAACTGATCAGGCTGTGCTGGATCATTATCCTTCCGACAATGCCGCGTCAGATTTTGTCAACAGGCTGGATTGGGAGCTCAGACAAGTCATTGTTCTCTACTATTACGAAGATTTTCGGGTCAGCGAGATTGCCCGGATCCTGAGAATCCCCCAGGGCACCGTGAAATCCCGTTTGGCCAGGGCCAGAGGCAAGCTTTTAAACTTAATGTCTGTCAAGGGAGAGGAAAAAGATGAAAAGAGATGA
- a CDS encoding DUF4179 domain-containing protein: protein MKRDEKQQDLASRLEIPSVVPDLVNARIDHTLQNLEQRKRSRRLTKKSILVLAACLTIISLGTLAAFGQNLPLLNSLVKMVNPAAAQNYERVKVDISGGKAGSAGGAGKTAVHKTATDQGITLTVNDLAYDGASLIIGFELSKAGGFGNDVVEIDTDLLPSFQNPEDGRPANSESLVADSYLTPKDNGDYQGYAAFHFGDPAPNIEDNGTLTLTASNIGVVDSTGFKEVNGLWKIETGLTGKDIYTAAQITESGLEHPLKNGKVESVKLIRSALNNMISLKGYATPSTGFPAVLQGFFILDDRGNCLNYRYILREFPRQTGLAEEGSFNTVISLMRIPADTQRLTVIPYTSVKGKESKVYAAELQQLPVSIPMQDQEMTISAVERGQEKLTIHYTVSGFEDNKAYPSFEFVEQNGGKIPAAAQTGRRMNPMDYETGLGIYEWKTDRAQDIAKVLIHSQEYDLQKDLAFDLDLTEDKK, encoded by the coding sequence ATGAAAAGAGATGAGAAACAGCAGGATCTGGCCTCCAGGCTGGAGATTCCTTCGGTTGTGCCGGACCTGGTCAATGCCAGGATTGATCATACTCTGCAAAATCTTGAACAAAGGAAGAGAAGCCGCAGGCTCACCAAAAAGAGTATCCTGGTTCTGGCGGCCTGTCTGACCATCATCAGTCTGGGAACATTGGCTGCTTTTGGGCAAAACCTGCCCTTGCTCAATTCTCTGGTCAAGATGGTCAATCCGGCGGCAGCGCAAAATTATGAACGTGTCAAGGTCGACATCAGTGGAGGGAAGGCAGGGTCAGCAGGCGGTGCGGGAAAAACCGCAGTCCATAAAACGGCAACCGATCAGGGGATAACCCTGACGGTGAACGATTTGGCCTATGACGGAGCTTCCCTTATCATCGGCTTTGAGCTGAGTAAAGCCGGCGGGTTCGGCAATGATGTGGTGGAAATCGATACGGACCTGCTGCCTTCTTTTCAAAACCCTGAAGACGGCAGGCCTGCAAACTCGGAGAGCCTGGTTGCCGATTCCTATTTAACCCCCAAGGACAACGGCGATTATCAGGGGTATGCGGCATTTCATTTTGGTGATCCTGCTCCCAATATCGAAGATAACGGCACGCTGACCTTAACGGCCTCCAATATTGGGGTAGTGGACAGCACGGGTTTTAAGGAGGTGAACGGGCTGTGGAAGATCGAAACGGGCCTTACGGGAAAAGACATTTACACCGCTGCCCAGATCACGGAATCCGGCCTTGAGCATCCGCTGAAGAACGGCAAGGTGGAGTCCGTCAAACTCATCAGAAGCGCCCTCAACAATATGATCAGCCTGAAAGGCTATGCGACCCCATCTACCGGTTTTCCGGCGGTGCTGCAGGGTTTCTTCATTCTGGACGACCGGGGCAATTGCCTCAACTACAGGTATATTTTGCGGGAATTCCCGAGGCAAACTGGCCTTGCGGAAGAGGGGAGCTTCAATACCGTCATCAGTCTGATGAGAATACCGGCAGATACGCAAAGGCTGACGGTAATCCCTTATACATCCGTGAAAGGAAAGGAATCTAAGGTTTATGCGGCAGAGCTTCAACAATTGCCGGTTTCCATTCCCATGCAGGATCAGGAAATGACCATTTCCGCTGTGGAGCGCGGTCAGGAGAAACTGACCATCCATTACACGGTGAGCGGGTTTGAGGACAATAAGGCCTATCCCAGCTTCGAGTTTGTCGAACAAAACGGGGGCAAAATACCGGCGGCCGCCCAGACCGGAAGAAGAATGAACCCCATGGACTATGAAACCGGCCTCGGGATCTATGAATGGAAAACGGACCGCGCTCAGGACATCGCCAAAGTGCTGATTCACAGCCAGGAGTATGACCTTCAGAAGGATTTGGCGTTTGACCTTGATCTGACGGAGGATAAAAAGTAA
- a CDS encoding alpha/beta fold hydrolase → MSHFYFHNQRIYYTEFGAGAPLLLLHGNTASSNLFAEIAQRYRKDFQVVLIDFLGHGKSDRLDEFPADLWFHQAEQVIAFLREKQYPKANIIGSSGGALVAVNIGLEAPELVNKVIADSFEGEKPIIALTENITEDREASKLDAETRMFYSSMHGSDWEQVVDNDTRAMIRHQKEIGGFFHKDLGSFQPDILLTGSLEDEFASALAPDYFEKVYGELLAKIGHGKMHLFDTGGHPALLTNQDGFYQLSLEFLTGKC, encoded by the coding sequence ATGAGTCATTTTTATTTTCATAACCAAAGAATATATTATACGGAATTTGGTGCCGGCGCGCCGTTGCTCCTCCTTCATGGGAATACGGCTTCCTCCAATCTGTTTGCCGAAATTGCACAAAGGTACCGGAAAGATTTCCAAGTTGTCCTGATTGATTTTTTAGGGCATGGAAAATCAGACAGGCTTGATGAATTCCCTGCCGATTTATGGTTTCATCAAGCTGAACAGGTAATCGCTTTCTTAAGAGAAAAGCAATATCCGAAGGCAAATATTATCGGCAGCAGCGGCGGTGCTCTGGTTGCTGTCAATATCGGGTTGGAAGCACCTGAGCTGGTCAATAAAGTAATCGCCGACAGCTTTGAGGGAGAAAAACCAATTATCGCATTGACAGAGAATATCACGGAAGACAGGGAAGCCTCCAAGCTTGATGCAGAGACAAGAATGTTTTATTCCTCTATGCACGGTTCGGACTGGGAACAGGTCGTCGATAATGATACAAGGGCCATGATCAGACACCAGAAGGAAATCGGCGGATTTTTCCACAAGGACCTGGGCTCTTTTCAGCCGGACATTCTTCTGACCGGCAGTTTAGAAGATGAATTCGCCAGTGCCCTGGCCCCTGATTATTTTGAAAAGGTTTATGGCGAACTGCTTGCCAAAATCGGCCACGGTAAAATGCATTTGTTTGATACCGGCGGCCACCCGGCCCTGCTTACAAATCAAGATGGCTTTTATCAGCTGAGCCTGGAGTTTTTGACCGGCAAATGCTAA
- a CDS encoding response regulator transcription factor, which translates to MEHRIMLIEDDTSIAKLLAAHIEKYGYECVIINNFDKVLDIFIKADPHVVLLDINLPKYDGYYWCGKIRQISNHPIILISARDSEMDQVMGIESGADDYITKPFYYDVVIAKIKSQIRRCFGALAPDGSEERKVGCEGLFLYLERPELRFRDASVTLTKKEAVLAEILMSKSPKAVSRDVLLERLWDDVHFVDENTLNVNVARLRKKLQELGIEEAIETVRGQGYRLNALWREL; encoded by the coding sequence ATGGAACATAGAATTATGCTGATTGAAGACGATACGTCAATCGCAAAGCTGCTTGCCGCCCATATTGAGAAATACGGATATGAATGCGTTATAATAAATAATTTTGATAAGGTATTGGATATTTTCATTAAAGCAGACCCGCATGTGGTTTTGCTTGATATTAACCTGCCAAAGTATGACGGGTATTATTGGTGCGGAAAAATCAGGCAGATATCCAATCATCCCATCATTTTAATTTCGGCCCGTGACAGTGAGATGGATCAGGTGATGGGGATAGAAAGCGGCGCTGACGATTATATTACAAAGCCTTTTTATTATGATGTTGTCATAGCGAAAATAAAGAGCCAAATCCGGCGTTGTTTTGGGGCGCTTGCTCCAGATGGTTCAGAAGAACGGAAAGTAGGATGTGAAGGACTTTTTCTATACCTCGAAAGGCCGGAACTGCGTTTCCGGGATGCTTCCGTCACCCTGACAAAAAAAGAAGCGGTATTGGCTGAAATTCTAATGAGTAAATCACCTAAAGCGGTGAGCCGTGATGTGCTGTTGGAAAGACTATGGGATGATGTACACTTCGTAGACGAAAATACCCTGAATGTAAACGTGGCACGTCTTAGAAAAAAGCTGCAAGAGCTTGGTATTGAAGAAGCGATTGAAACCGTGAGAGGTCAGGGATACCGCTTGAACGCTCTCTGGAGGGAACTGTGA
- a CDS encoding sensor histidine kinase, with amino-acid sequence MRLFWRDHVPFILLYVFNMLILFVIYGKLGGFENLGNIYYFLFLSGFLLGVFLIYRFFSYRKLYHKLSEMPSNIEDTLISAGTAPLSTGIDQLILTQYHLYQSQIERYKRKQKEHLEFIYQWAHQMKTPISVIHLILQENEGEAFENIRLEMERLNSGLNMALNFARMEEFEKDFSVETILLSSFVPEVISEEKRYFIKKRIYPEVRIDSDFTVISDRKWLKLILKQLLINAVKYTVEEDKTVTVAAYRRGNSKVLEVSDQGIGISPQDIRRVFEPFYTGVNGREFGESTGMGLYLVNEACKNLQHEIEIDSKISEGTSIRIVFSA; translated from the coding sequence ATGAGATTATTCTGGCGTGACCATGTTCCGTTTATATTGTTATACGTTTTCAATATGTTGATTTTATTCGTCATTTATGGAAAGCTCGGCGGATTTGAGAATTTAGGGAACATCTATTATTTTTTGTTTTTGAGTGGCTTCCTCTTGGGAGTCTTTTTGATATACCGCTTCTTTTCCTATCGAAAGCTATACCACAAATTGAGTGAAATGCCCTCAAATATAGAGGATACTCTGATTTCGGCAGGAACGGCACCACTTTCAACAGGCATCGATCAATTGATTTTGACCCAATACCATTTATACCAAAGCCAAATTGAACGGTACAAGCGCAAGCAAAAGGAGCATTTGGAATTTATCTACCAATGGGCGCATCAAATGAAAACGCCGATTTCCGTCATTCACCTGATTCTTCAAGAAAATGAGGGTGAGGCTTTTGAAAACATCCGGTTGGAAATGGAGCGGCTCAACAGCGGGCTGAACATGGCGCTCAACTTCGCAAGAATGGAGGAATTTGAAAAGGATTTTTCCGTTGAAACAATTTTATTGTCCTCTTTTGTGCCGGAGGTAATCAGTGAGGAAAAAAGGTATTTCATCAAAAAACGTATTTATCCCGAAGTGCGGATAGATTCTGATTTTACGGTAATATCCGATAGGAAGTGGCTCAAACTCATATTAAAGCAATTACTGATCAATGCTGTAAAATACACGGTCGAAGAGGATAAAACGGTTACCGTGGCGGCTTATCGCCGTGGAAACAGCAAGGTGTTAGAAGTAAGCGATCAGGGCATCGGCATTTCTCCCCAGGATATTCGCCGTGTCTTTGAGCCTTTTTATACAGGTGTAAATGGGAGGGAGTTCGGAGAATCCACGGGCATGGGGCTATATCTTGTCAATGAAGCCTGCAAGAACTTACAGCATGAGATTGAGATAGATTCAAAAATATCAGAGGGTACTTCTATCCGGATTGTTTTTTCCGCTTGA
- a CDS encoding ABC transporter ATP-binding protein, protein MELLNVSHVSKVYGNKVLYKALDNVSLSIEQGDFVGIMGASGSGKTTLLNAISTIDPPTSGEVLINGENPYQIDSANLALFRRRKIGFVFQDFNLIDTLTVGENIILPLTLDGEKVSVMNKKLKAVAKSLDIEEILGKRSFEISGGQAQRSAVARAIIHSPLLLLADEPTGNLDSKSAKDVMELFESVNRETDVTTVMVTHDAQSASFCNRIVLIKDGRIFNEIHRGNSRKEFYQQIIDVLSLLGGDAK, encoded by the coding sequence TTGGAGCTATTAAACGTAAGTCATGTTTCCAAAGTATACGGGAATAAGGTGCTGTATAAAGCACTTGACAATGTCAGCCTAAGCATCGAACAGGGAGATTTTGTCGGAATCATGGGGGCTTCGGGGAGCGGTAAAACAACGCTCTTAAACGCAATTTCCACCATTGACCCTCCCACTTCCGGCGAGGTTCTCATAAACGGAGAAAATCCCTATCAAATCGATAGCGCAAATCTTGCGCTTTTCAGAAGAAGAAAAATCGGCTTTGTGTTTCAGGACTTCAATTTGATTGACACTTTGACCGTTGGGGAAAACATCATACTCCCGTTGACATTGGACGGTGAAAAAGTATCCGTAATGAATAAGAAGCTGAAAGCCGTTGCAAAGAGTCTGGATATTGAAGAAATTCTCGGTAAAAGGAGTTTTGAAATATCAGGAGGACAAGCACAAAGGTCGGCGGTTGCCCGTGCAATTATCCACTCTCCCTTGCTTCTTTTAGCAGATGAACCTACGGGAAATCTTGACTCTAAGTCGGCAAAAGATGTCATGGAATTATTTGAAAGCGTAAACCGTGAAACAGATGTCACAACGGTAATGGTAACGCATGACGCTCAATCTGCAAGTTTTTGTAACCGCATTGTTTTGATCAAAGACGGACGGATATTCAATGAAATACACCGTGGGAACAGCCGGAAGGAATTTTATCAGCAGATTATTGATGTCCTCTCCCTATTGGGGGGTGACGCAAAATGA